From Carya illinoinensis cultivar Pawnee chromosome 5, C.illinoinensisPawnee_v1, whole genome shotgun sequence, one genomic window encodes:
- the LOC122309604 gene encoding receptor like protein 21-like isoform X1 has translation MLEVETESPSWVPTFPLRFLNLASCSLNKKNGHIVPTFISTQYLLSLLDLSYNSIEGSVPCQLLFNMNITNLYLSGNKIDGSFLDCSTNGTSLLESLDIFDNHVKGALPKNIGYILPRLIRVDMSSNALEGSIPWSFGYPPLHGVDLSHNMLSGTIPQSLTRTGTRLILLDLSNNKLQGQMLPKDANMTMLRILHLSSNHFGGVISPAILNSAYLLILDVRDNNLSGNIPEWLYDHSSLVALILGFEGHLPRRLCQMKTLQGLDVSHNRLSGDIPSCLDNITFWNKSSPSLTYWNHYIDKLVLQYPYLFKDDYIRSFIPSETQVSFFMKNRLYTLKGLPLLMMTAIDLSSNQLTGRIPSEMGELSQLRFLNLSNNSLTGSIPISFQNLRSMECLNLSHNKLRGKIPSKLVGLTSLSIFSVAYNNLSGRIPFECQFSTFTS, from the coding sequence ATGTTGGAAGTTGAAACAGAGTCTCCCTCCTGGGTGCCCACCTTTCCGCTAAGATTTCTGAACTTGGCAAGCTGCAGCCTCAACAAGAAGAATGGTCACATTGTTCCAACCTTCATATCCACCCAATATTTATTGTCTTTGCTAGACTTGTCCTACAACTCAATAGAGGGAAGTGTACCTTGTCAACTACTTTTCAACATGAATATCACAAATTTGTACTTGAGTGGCAACAAAATTGATGGTTCTTTCCTTGACTGCTCTACTAATGGAACTTCACTACTTGAGTCGTTGGACATATTTGATAATCATGTCAAAGGCGCTCTACCAAAAAATATTGGATATATTCTTCCAAGATTAATACGCGTTGACATGTCCTCAAATGCATTAGAAGGCAGCATTCCTTGGTCCTTTGGTTATCCGCCTCTCCATGGTGTAGACCTTTCTCATAACATGCTTTCAGGAACAATACCACAGAGTTTGACTAGAACTGGCACACGACTCATATTGCTAGATTTATCTAACAACAAATTGCAAGGACAAATGCTCCCAAAGGATGCGAACATGACAATGTTGAGGATCTTACATCTAAGTAGCAATCACTTTGGAGGAGTAATCTCCCCCGCCATATTAAATAGTGCATATTTGCTAATCCTAGATGTTCGAGATAATAACTTATCTGGTAATATTCCAGAGTGGTTGTATGATCATTCTAGCTTGGTAGCacttattttaggatttgaaggTCACCTACCTCGAAGACTGTGTCAAATGAAAACATTGCAAGGTTTGGACGTCTCTCACAATCGTCTTTCAGGAGATATTCCCTCCTGCTTGGATAATATTACTTTCTGGAATAAGAGTTCTCCAAGCCTTACTTATTGGAATCACTATATCGATAAACTCGTTCTACAGTATCCCTActtgtttaaagatgattatatTCGGTCTTTCATACCATCAGAAACTCAAGTGTCTTTCTTCATGAAAAATAGGTTATATACTTTAAAAGGTCTCCCTCTCTTGATGATGACCGCAATTGACCTGTCATCTAACCAGTTGACAGGTAGGATTCCTTCTGAAATGGGAGAATTATCACAGCTTCGTTTCTTGAACTTGTCGAATAACTCTCTAACAGGTTCAATTCCAATCTCTTTTCAAAACTTGAGAAGCATGGAGTGTTTGAATCTTTCTCACAACAAGTTGAGGGGGAAAATCCCTTCTAAATTGGTTGGACTTACTTCTCTATCGATATTTAGTGTTGCCTACAACAATCTGTCAGGAAGAATCCCATTTGAGTGCCAATTCTCAACTTTCACAAGCTAA
- the LOC122309604 gene encoding uncharacterized protein LOC122309604 isoform X2, which produces MFHASRMNILAFLWFIALTFCPSACVEPGCSKEQNRALLEIRNSTHGLAFDDFDGSHCCHSRHSIRCDKDHGKVTSIVLSMDHMKVPSITWYPNVTLFTLFNELEELDLGSMNIGGELQVWAIFQVGKD; this is translated from the exons ATGTTTCATGCTTCCCGAATGAATATTTTAGCCTTCCTTTGGTTTATAGCTCTCACTTTTTGCCCATCCGCTTGCGTTGAACCTGGATGCAGCAAAGAACAGAACAGAGCTCTGTTGGAGATCAGAAACTCTACACATGGTCTAGCATTCGACGATTTTGACGGGAGTCATTGTTGTCATTCACGTCATAGTATCCGGTGTGACAAAGATCATGGGAAAGTTACCAGTATCGTTCTAAGCATGGACCACATGAAGGTGCCGTCAATCACATGGTATCCGAATGTGACTTTGTTCACTTTATTCAATGAACTGGAGGAACTTGATCTTGGCAGCATGAACATCGGAGGAGAGCTACAAG TGTGGGCAATTTTTCAAGTGGGCAAAGATTGA
- the LOC122310038 gene encoding uncharacterized protein LOC122310038: MEYSNPHSISRSISQIILIFKHLLAYSTIFTSGVQKPLKLADTDVERPLEFVKFFYDNETDGDIDEPRGCYRRSPYLRTYCTSASLSRPNGCPFQPASSSPPLPRNAYRKLALQLHPDKLVQSGFSQAEATARFQELAHAYEVLSDPKERAWYDSHRSQILFSDPSSTTNSAVPDLFSFFSSTAFSGYSNSGRGFYKVYSDLFGKVYANEIDFARKLGLGLDSVREAPVMGDLESPYAQVTAFYNYWLGFSTVRKKEEERERKRALERERLEKLRDYVEPDSSKQEVVQLIKRFGAYLTIKISKLLPISLQNLDSRSVGAIAGLAVAIVFTWRLLRSPSQPQRRQPKRQAGTPSSSGANTNSNPGWNRLAY; the protein is encoded by the exons ATGGAATATAGCAATCCACATTCCATTTCACGTTCCATTTCTcagataatattaatatttaaacatcTCCTTGCTTACTCCACAATATTTACTAGTGGTGTACAGAAACCGTTAAAACTGGCCGACACCGACGTGGAACGGCCATTGGA atttgtgaaatttttttacgACAATGAAACCGATGGGGATATCGATGAACCGAGG GGGTGCTACAGGAGGTCCCCATATTTGAGGACCTACTGTACATCCGCATCGCTCTCTCGCCCCAACGGTTGCCCCTTCCAGCCCGCGTCTTCTTCTCCCCCCCTCCCTCGCAACGCATACAGGAAGCTGGCTCTCCAGCTCCACCCGGACAAGCTCGTCCAGTCCGGCTTCTCCCAGGCCGAAGCCACCGCTCGGTTCCAAGAGCTGGCCCACGCCTACGAGGTCCTCTCCGACCCCAAAGAGCGTGCCTGGTACGATTCCCACCGCTCCCAGATTCTCTTCTCCGATCCCAGTTCGACCACCAACTCCGCCGTCCCCGACCTATTCTCCTTCTTCTCCAGCACTGCCTTCTCCGGCTACTCCAACTCCGGTCGTGGGTTCTACAAGGTCTACTCGGATCTTTTTGGTAAAGTCTATGCCAACGAGATCGATTTCGCCAGAAAATTGGGTTTGGGGCTGGACTCGGTCCGCGAAGCTCCTGTCATGGGGGATCTGGAGAGTCCGTACGCGCAAGTGACTGCGTTCTACAACTATTGGCTAGGGTTTTCCACGGTGAGGAAGAAggaggaagagagggagaggaagagagcgTTGGAGAGGGAGAGATTGGAGAAGCTTAGGGATTACGTGGAGCCAGATTCCTCCAAACAAGAGGTGGTCCAGCTGATCAAGCGCTTCGGGGCTTATCTCACCATCAAGATTTCCAAGCTCCTCCCGATCTCCCTCCAAAACCTGGATTCACGATCTGTTGGGGCCATTGCGGGGCTTGCTGTTGCAATAGTCTTCACTTGGAGGCTTTTGAGATCACCTAGTCAACCTCAAAGAAGGCAACCCAAACGGCAAGCTGGTACACCCAGTAGTTCGGGTGCCAATACCAATTCAAATCCTGGTTGGAACCGACTGGCATATTGA
- the LOC122311061 gene encoding bZIP transcription factor 44-like, whose protein sequence is MASSSGTSSGSTLIHNSGSEEDLQALMDLRKRKRMISNRESARRSRMRKQQHLDELTAQVAQLRKDNHQIITSVNFTTQQYMSIEAENSILRAQVGELSHRLHSLDEIITVLNASNGVFGAGVSSTFTEPNDSLLNPLNLSYLSQPIMATADMFQY, encoded by the coding sequence ATGGCTTCGtctagtgggacatcttcaggGTCAACTTTGATCCACAACTCGGGCTCTGAGGAGGATTTGCAAGCTTTGATGGAtctgaggaagaggaagagaatgataTCGAATCGAGAATCGGCAAGACGGTCTCGGATGAGGAAACAGCAGCATTTGGACGAACTGACGGCCCAGGTGGCTCAGCTCAGGAAGGACAACCACCAGATCATAACAAGCGTGAACTTCACCACCCAGCAGTACATGAGTATCGAGGCTGAAAACTCAATACTCAGAGCTCAAGTGGGTGAGCTTAGCCACAGATTGCATTCCCTGGACGAGATCATCACTGTCTTGAATGCTAGCAATGGGGTCTTTGGAGCTGGGGTCTCAAGTACCTTCACTGAGCCAAACGATAGCCTTTTGAATCCATTGAATCTGTCATATTTGAGCCAGCCTATTATGGCAACTGCAGACATGTTTCAGTATTAG